The genomic stretch CGCTTATAAGAACTGAAGCTGGGTTGGAGCTCAAGTCAGCAAGAATCAGCTTGGCATCCACGAGAGTTTATTTTCTTGATGGCGGAACTTTCCAACAGGACCAATCTATCGTAACTTTCGCCATAGGCGCAGGCCAGAAGGTGTGGTCGCAGGTCTACTCAATCTACGTCGACCATCCCGAGGCAAAGATAATGATAGAAACAGGGATGGACCCCGCGCTTTGGTCCCCCATGCTCAGACAGATTCTGGTGCCAAAACAAAGCCCTGAACAACGATTGGATAACTCCCTGAAGAAGCTCGGGGTCAGCCCTGAAGACATAGACGTGGTGATAAACACCCATCTGCACGCCGACCACTGCAGCTTCAACAGGCTCTTCAAGAACGCAACTTGGATAGTCAACAGGAAGGAGCTTCAGGAGGCCCTCGTTCCCGAGCCCTTCGAGATAACCTACTTTCGTCCATGCTTCGACGTTGGCCTCGGAAAGAAGCTGATAGAGGGAGACTACTCCGTGGTCAAGGGTATAGAGATATTGAACACTCATGGACATACGGCAGGTCACGTGTCGGTGTCAGTGGAAACTGAAGGCTCGGGGACCTTCCTGTTTACCGGTGACGCTTCAATGACCAAGGAGAACTTCTGGGGGTCTGAGCGGACTTCTCCCATGGGGTGGCCCTGCGCGCCCTGCCTAGACCAGAGAGCCTACATGCGTTCCCTTGAACGAATGAGAAGTTACGTCGAGTCTACAAAGGCCCGCACTGCGAAGACCTGCAGCCCCATCTATTCCCACGACCCGGACGAATTCAATAGGTGGAAGCAGGCGCCGTTCGCGTACAAGTAGCAGGCCTGAAAGAAAGTGACCAACGCAATCGAAGTCTCGGACCTGTGGTGGCGCTATTCCCAAGAGACAGACTGGGTCCTCACCGGTGTCAACCTCGAAGTTCAGTACGGCGAGACGGTCTGCATTGTGGGTCCCACGGGAGCAGGCAAGACGACGCTCCTATCATGCATTCAGAGTCTCCTCCCCCACTCTTTCGCCATGGGAACGATGAAGGGTAAGGTCATCGTAGACGGAGCAGACACGAGAACCACGAAAGCCGCAAGACTTGCTGGAAGGGTCGGAATGGCCTTCGAGGACGCCGAGGCCCAATTCGTGTTTCCAAGCGTGGAGGACGACTTGGCGTTCGGGCTGGAGAACCTGAACATAGGCGGGGAAGAAGCGAGCCGACGACTGAAATTCATCCAGGAAGAATTCGGAATCGCGGAGCTGATGGGAAGGACAGCTGCGGAACTATCGGGAGGTCAAAAACAAAGGGTCTCAATCGCCGGGCTTGTGGCGGTCCAACCTAGAATCCTGCTTTTGGACGAGCCTACTTCGGAACTGGACCCGGTGGGCAAGACCGAGGTCATGAATCTGATCAGGAAGATTAGGCAGACACTCAACACCACCATCGTCATAGTCGAACAGGATTTGGAAGACGTGGTTCCCCTGGCTGACAGGTTCCTGCTTCTCGACTCGGGAAAAATACTGCTTGAAGGGAAACCAAAGGATTTCTTTGTCAATCCGAAATTTCTCTTGGAACACGGAGTCTATCCTCCGGAAATCTCGGTTATTTTTGGCCCG from Candidatus Bathyarchaeia archaeon encodes the following:
- a CDS encoding N-acyl homoserine lactonase family protein, encoding MELKSARISLASTRVYFLDGGTFQQDQSIVTFAIGAGQKVWSQVYSIYVDHPEAKIMIETGMDPALWSPMLRQILVPKQSPEQRLDNSLKKLGVSPEDIDVVINTHLHADHCSFNRLFKNATWIVNRKELQEALVPEPFEITYFRPCFDVGLGKKLIEGDYSVVKGIEILNTHGHTAGHVSVSVETEGSGTFLFTGDASMTKENFWGSERTSPMGWPCAPCLDQRAYMRSLERMRSYVESTKARTAKTCSPIYSHDPDEFNRWKQAPFAYK
- a CDS encoding ABC transporter ATP-binding protein, with protein sequence MTNAIEVSDLWWRYSQETDWVLTGVNLEVQYGETVCIVGPTGAGKTTLLSCIQSLLPHSFAMGTMKGKVIVDGADTRTTKAARLAGRVGMAFEDAEAQFVFPSVEDDLAFGLENLNIGGEEASRRLKFIQEEFGIAELMGRTAAELSGGQKQRVSIAGLVAVQPRILLLDEPTSELDPVGKTEVMNLIRKIRQTLNTTIVIVEQDLEDVVPLADRFLLLDSGKILLEGKPKDFFVNPKFLLEHGVYPPEISVIFGPLRDEGLVSATPLNIAEAKALMKGG